TATTCCACCGTTTTTTTACCCGGTTTAACACCAGGAATAAAGCCTCCATTCTTCTTCATATCCTCAGCCATTTGCACTGGATTCACCGTAATTGCCGTGTAGAAATAGGTAAAAACGATAATTAGCAGCGAAAAGGTGAAGTTATACCAGAATCCGGTGTAACTGGAAAAAGCAGCAGCAATTTGCTGCCCAATCTCGCTGTTAAGCCGAGCGAACATCATTGGGATAAACATCAAAGCTTGTGCAAAAATGATAGGCATAACACCGGCAGCATTAATCTTCAAAGGAATATACTGTCTTACACCACCATATTGTTTGTTCCCAACGATTCGTTTTGCATACTGAACCGGTACTTTTCTGGTGCCTTGAACAAGTAAAATTGTTCCAGCTACCACCATGAATAACATTATGATTTCAACCAGCAACATTACCAACCCTCCAGTTTGTTCCGTTACACGTGAACCAAACTCAGCCGCGAAAGCAAACGGTAATCTTGCAATAATACCAATCATAATGATGAGAGAAATACCGTTACCAATTCCCTTGTCAGTGATTTTTTCACCAAGCCACATGATGAACATTGTGCCTGCAATAAGAATTATGGTAGATGGTATGGTAAACCAAGCCCCCTGTATAACAAAAGCGGATGCGGGGAGTTGGAATGAAAGGTTTGCTAAGTAAGCCGGGGCCTGAAAAAGCAGAATGCCTACGGTCAGAAACCGGGTAATCTGATTAACCTTGCGTTGGCCACTTTCGCCCTCCTTCTGTAATTTTTGAAAATAGGGAACAGCAATACCCAACAGCTGCACAACAATCGATGCGGAGATGTAGGGCATAATTCCCAATGCAAAGATTGACGCGTTGCTAAAGGCTCCTCCTGAGAACATATCCAGCAGTCCCATAAGGCCTGACGCGGTTTGATTCTTCAAGCCAGCCAGCTGCAGGGGATCGATTCCAGGAATAACTACAAAGCTGCCCAGCCTGTAAATCAGAAGTATTCCAAGTGTATAGAGAATTCTTTTACGAAGCTCTTCAATTTTGAAGATATTCTTGATGGTCTCGATGAGCGTTTTCATTCAACTAGAGTTTTACGGCAGTGCCTTGTAATGATTCTATTGCCTTCTCAGCACTTGCAGAGAAACCATTAGCATGAATTTCCAATTTTGAGGTAAGTTCACCGTCGCCCAGAACCTTGTATAGCTGTTTCCTGCTAACTAACCCAGCGTTAACCAAAACCTCGCGAGTTATTACGGTAATACTCAACTTTTTGGCAACCTCATCAATCATTCCAATGTTAATGCCCTTATACTCTTTGCGGAAAGGATTCTTAAATCCAAATTTCGGCAACCTGCGTTGAATAGGCATCTGACCGCCTTCAAACCCGACCTTGCGAGAGTAACCGGAACGAGATTGCGCCCCTTTATGACCCCTGGTGGATGTTCCACCGTGGCCCGATCCGGGACCCCTTCCGATTCTTTTCACTTTGTGGGTTGAACCTTTAGCAGGTTTTAAATTGCTCAATTCCATAG
The Williamwhitmania sp. genome window above contains:
- the secY gene encoding preprotein translocase subunit SecY, producing MKTLIETIKNIFKIEELRKRILYTLGILLIYRLGSFVVIPGIDPLQLAGLKNQTASGLMGLLDMFSGGAFSNASIFALGIMPYISASIVVQLLGIAVPYFQKLQKEGESGQRKVNQITRFLTVGILLFQAPAYLANLSFQLPASAFVIQGAWFTIPSTIILIAGTMFIMWLGEKITDKGIGNGISLIIMIGIIARLPFAFAAEFGSRVTEQTGGLVMLLVEIIMLFMVVAGTILLVQGTRKVPVQYAKRIVGNKQYGGVRQYIPLKINAAGVMPIIFAQALMFIPMMFARLNSEIGQQIAAAFSSYTGFWYNFTFSLLIIVFTYFYTAITVNPVQMAEDMKKNGGFIPGVKPGKKTVE
- the rplO gene encoding 50S ribosomal protein L15, whose amino-acid sequence is MELSNLKPAKGSTHKVKRIGRGPGSGHGGTSTRGHKGAQSRSGYSRKVGFEGGQMPIQRRLPKFGFKNPFRKEYKGINIGMIDEVAKKLSITVITREVLVNAGLVSRKQLYKVLGDGELTSKLEIHANGFSASAEKAIESLQGTAVKL